In Equus przewalskii isolate Varuska chromosome 6, EquPr2, whole genome shotgun sequence, one DNA window encodes the following:
- the ART5 gene encoding ecto-ADP-ribosyltransferase 5 isoform X2, whose translation MMLAALLIALGGLSLHTLWQAQAVPILPLGLAPDTFDDAYVGCAEEMEEKAAFLLKEEMARHALLRESWEAAQEAWEHRRRGLALPPGFKAQHGIAVMVYTNSSNTLYWELNQAVRTGGGSRESYMRHFPFKALHFYLTRALQLLRDGGGCHRGSGEVAFRGMGTLRFEPKRLGDSIRLGQFSSSSLDEAVARRFGNATFFSLRTCFGAPIHALSVFPKEREVLIPPYEVFLVTRFSQDGAQSLVTLQSYNQTCSHFNCAYLGGEKKRGCVSVPRGQPDSSSNGNFSLLPWKTLLLAPGGFLLSGAGP comes from the exons ATGATGCTGGCAGCTCTGCTGATCGCTCTCGGCGGCCTCAGTCTGCACACCCTCTGGCAG GCTCAGGCTGTTCCCATCCTGCCCCTGGGCCTGGCTCCAGACACCTTTGATGATGCCTATGTGGGCTGCGcggaggagatggaggagaaggCAGCCTTTCTGCTAAAAGAGGAGATGGCCCGCCACGCCCTGCTGCGGGAGTCCTGGGAGGCAGCCCAGGAGGCCTGGGAGCACAGGCGTCGAGGGCTCGCCCTGCCCCCTGGCTTCAAAGCCCAGCATGGAATCGCTGTCATGGTCTACACCAACTCATCTAACACTCTGTACTGGGAGCTGAACCAGGCCGTGCGGACAGGCGGTGGCTCCCGGGAGTCCTACATGAGGCACTTCCCTTTCAAGGCTCTGCATTTCTACCTGACCCGGGCCCTGCAGCTGCTGCGGGACGGTGGGGGCTGCCACAGGGGATCTGGGGAGGTGGCGTTCCGAGGCATGGGCACCCTTCGCTTTGAACCCAAGAGGCTGGGGGACTCTATCCGCTTGGGCCAGTTTTCCTCCAGCTCCCTGGATGAGGCGGTGGCCCGAAGATTTGGTAATGCCACCTTCTTCTCTCTAAGGACTTGCTTTGGGGCCCCTATCCATGCCCTGTCTGTCTTCCCCAAGGAGCGTGAGGTGCTGATCCCCCCATATGAAGTCTTCTTGGTCACCAGGTTCTCCCAGGATGGAGCTCAGAGCCTAGTGACTCTCCAGAGCTATAATCAGACCTGCAGCCACTTTAACTGCGCCTATCTGGGTG GGGAGAAGAAGCGGGGCTGTGTGTCTGTACCAA GGGGGCAGCCAGACTCATCCTCCAATGGGaacttctctctgctcccctggAAGACCCTGCTCTTGGCCCCTGGGGGGTTCCTGCTCTCAGGAGCTGGGCCCTGA
- the ART5 gene encoding ecto-ADP-ribosyltransferase 5 isoform X1 encodes MMLAALLIALGGLSLHTLWQAQAVPILPLGLAPDTFDDAYVGCAEEMEEKAAFLLKEEMARHALLRESWEAAQEAWEHRRRGLALPPGFKAQHGIAVMVYTNSSNTLYWELNQAVRTGGGSRESYMRHFPFKALHFYLTRALQLLRDGGGCHRGSGEVAFRGMGTLRFEPKRLGDSIRLGQFSSSSLDEAVARRFGNATFFSLRTCFGAPIHALSVFPKEREVLIPPYEVFLVTRFSQDGAQSLVTLQSYNQTCSHFNCAYLGGEKKRGCVSVPTGGQPDSSSNGNFSLLPWKTLLLAPGGFLLSGAGP; translated from the exons ATGATGCTGGCAGCTCTGCTGATCGCTCTCGGCGGCCTCAGTCTGCACACCCTCTGGCAG GCTCAGGCTGTTCCCATCCTGCCCCTGGGCCTGGCTCCAGACACCTTTGATGATGCCTATGTGGGCTGCGcggaggagatggaggagaaggCAGCCTTTCTGCTAAAAGAGGAGATGGCCCGCCACGCCCTGCTGCGGGAGTCCTGGGAGGCAGCCCAGGAGGCCTGGGAGCACAGGCGTCGAGGGCTCGCCCTGCCCCCTGGCTTCAAAGCCCAGCATGGAATCGCTGTCATGGTCTACACCAACTCATCTAACACTCTGTACTGGGAGCTGAACCAGGCCGTGCGGACAGGCGGTGGCTCCCGGGAGTCCTACATGAGGCACTTCCCTTTCAAGGCTCTGCATTTCTACCTGACCCGGGCCCTGCAGCTGCTGCGGGACGGTGGGGGCTGCCACAGGGGATCTGGGGAGGTGGCGTTCCGAGGCATGGGCACCCTTCGCTTTGAACCCAAGAGGCTGGGGGACTCTATCCGCTTGGGCCAGTTTTCCTCCAGCTCCCTGGATGAGGCGGTGGCCCGAAGATTTGGTAATGCCACCTTCTTCTCTCTAAGGACTTGCTTTGGGGCCCCTATCCATGCCCTGTCTGTCTTCCCCAAGGAGCGTGAGGTGCTGATCCCCCCATATGAAGTCTTCTTGGTCACCAGGTTCTCCCAGGATGGAGCTCAGAGCCTAGTGACTCTCCAGAGCTATAATCAGACCTGCAGCCACTTTAACTGCGCCTATCTGGGTG GGGAGAAGAAGCGGGGCTGTGTGTCTGTACCAA cagGGGGGCAGCCAGACTCATCCTCCAATGGGaacttctctctgctcccctggAAGACCCTGCTCTTGGCCCCTGGGGGGTTCCTGCTCTCAGGAGCTGGGCCCTGA
- the ART5 gene encoding ecto-ADP-ribosyltransferase 5 isoform X3, translated as MMLAALLIALGGLSLHTLWQAQAVPILPLGLAPDTFDDAYVGCAEEMEEKAAFLLKEEMARHALLRESWEAAQEAWEHRRRGLALPPGFKAQHGIAVMVYTNSSNTLYWELNQAVRTGGGSRESYMRHFPFKALHFYLTRALQLLRDGGGCHRGSGEVAFRGMGTLRFEPKRLGDSIRLGQFSSSSLDEAVARRFGEKKRGCVSVPRGQPDSSSNGNFSLLPWKTLLLAPGGFLLSGAGP; from the exons ATGATGCTGGCAGCTCTGCTGATCGCTCTCGGCGGCCTCAGTCTGCACACCCTCTGGCAG GCTCAGGCTGTTCCCATCCTGCCCCTGGGCCTGGCTCCAGACACCTTTGATGATGCCTATGTGGGCTGCGcggaggagatggaggagaaggCAGCCTTTCTGCTAAAAGAGGAGATGGCCCGCCACGCCCTGCTGCGGGAGTCCTGGGAGGCAGCCCAGGAGGCCTGGGAGCACAGGCGTCGAGGGCTCGCCCTGCCCCCTGGCTTCAAAGCCCAGCATGGAATCGCTGTCATGGTCTACACCAACTCATCTAACACTCTGTACTGGGAGCTGAACCAGGCCGTGCGGACAGGCGGTGGCTCCCGGGAGTCCTACATGAGGCACTTCCCTTTCAAGGCTCTGCATTTCTACCTGACCCGGGCCCTGCAGCTGCTGCGGGACGGTGGGGGCTGCCACAGGGGATCTGGGGAGGTGGCGTTCCGAGGCATGGGCACCCTTCGCTTTGAACCCAAGAGGCTGGGGGACTCTATCCGCTTGGGCCAGTTTTCCTCCAGCTCCCTGGATGAGGCGGTGGCCCGAAGATTTG GGGAGAAGAAGCGGGGCTGTGTGTCTGTACCAA GGGGGCAGCCAGACTCATCCTCCAATGGGaacttctctctgctcccctggAAGACCCTGCTCTTGGCCCCTGGGGGGTTCCTGCTCTCAGGAGCTGGGCCCTGA
- the ART1 gene encoding GPI-linked NAD(P)(+)--arginine ADP-ribosyltransferase 1, translating into MQTPVMLSLLLVSMGLMEALQAQSHRITRRDLFSKETPLDMAPASFDDQYVGCAAAMMAALPDLNYTEFQANKVYADGWALASSQWRERQAWGPEWGLSPTRLPPPPPGFRDEHGVALLAYTANSPLHKEFNAAVREAGRTRAHYLHHFSFKTLHFLLTEALQLLSRRQRSPRCHQVFRGVHGLRFQPAGPGATVRLGGFASASLQNVAAQQFGEDTFFGIWTCLGAPIKGYSFFPGEEEVLIPPFETFQVINASRPAQGPARIYLRALGKRSTYNCEYIKDKQCKSGPCRLDNSAMGQGPPSAFWSLLLLLWFLVVGAFPESTGL; encoded by the exons ATGCAGACTCCCGTGATGCTGTCTCTGCTGCTTGTGTCCATGGGCCTCATGGAGGCGCTCCAG GCCCAGAGCCACCGCATCACACGACGAGACCTCTTCTCTAAAGAAACTCCCTTGGACATGGCCCCAGCCTCCTTTGACGACCAGTACGTTGGCTGTGCGGCAGCCATGATGGCTGCCCTCCCGGATCTCAACTACACGGAGTTCCAGGCCAACAAAGTGTACGCTGACGGCTGGGCGCTGGCAAGCAGCCAATGGCGGGAACGCCAGGCCTGGGGGCCAGAGTGGGGCCTCAGCCCTACCCGTctgcccccgccgccccccggcTTCCGCGATGAGCACGGGGTGGCCCTCCTGGCCTACACAGCCAACAGCCCCTTGCACAAGGAGTTCAACGCAGCCGTGCGCGAGGCAGGCCGCACCCGGGCCCACTACCTCCACCACTTCTCCTTCAAGACGCTCCATTTCCTGCTGACGGAGGCCCTGCAGCTGCTGAGCAGGCGCCAGCGTTCGCCCCGGTGCCACCAGGTGTTCCGCGGGGTACATGGGCTGCGCTTCCAGCCAGCAGGGCCCGGGGCCACCGTCAGGCTGGGGGGCTTTGCCTCCGCATCCCTGCAGAACGTTGCAGCCCAGCAGTTTGGTGAGGACACCTTCTTTGGCATCTGGACCTGCCTTGGGGCCCCCATCAAGGGCTACTCCTTcttccctggggaggaggaggtgctgATCCCCCCCTTCGAGACCTTCCAGGTGATCAATGCCAGCAGACCGGCCCAGGGCCCCGCCCGCATCTACCTCCGGGCCCTGGGCAAGCGCAGCACGTACAACTGTGAGTACATCAAAG ACAAACAGTGCAAGTCTGGGCCCTGCCGTCTGGATAACTCAG CCATGGGTCAGGGCCCCCCTTCTGCATTCTGGTCccttctgctgctgctctggTTCCTTGTGGTGGGGGCCTTTCCAGAGAGCACAGGCCTCTGA
- the CHRNA10 gene encoding neuronal acetylcholine receptor subunit alpha-10 has translation MPARRRVLTYGCCSEPYPDVTFTLLLRRRAAAYVCNLLLPCVLISLLAPLAFHLPADSGEKVSLGVTVLLALTVFQLLLAESMPPAESVPLIGKYYMATMTMVTFSTALTILIMNLHYCGPSARPVPAWARALLLGRLARGLCVRERGEPCGQSRPPESPPSPQPPEGGAGLPASPCCEPQCLCHQEALLHHVATIANTFRSHRAAQRRHEDWKRLARVMDRFFLGIFFSMALVMSLLVLVQAL, from the exons ATGCCGGCGCGGCGGCGCGTGCTCACCTACGGCTGCTGCTCCGAGCCCTACCCCGACGTGACCTTCACGCTGCTGCTgcgccgccgcgccgccgcctaCGTGTGCAACCTGCTGCTGCCCTGCGTGCTCATCTCGCTGCTCGCGCCGCTCGCCTTCCACCTGCCCGCCGACTCGGGCGAGAAGGTGTCGCTCGGCGTCACCGTGCTGCTGGCGCTCACCGTCTTCCAGCTGCTCCTGGCCGAGAGCATGCCGCCGGCCGAGAGCGTGCCGCTCATCG GGAAGTACTACATGGCCACTATGACCATGGTCACCTTCTCCACAGCACTCACCATCCTCATCATGAATCTGCATTACTGTGGTCCCAGTGCCCGCCCAGTGCCAGCCTGGGCTCGGGCCCTCCTGCTGGGACGCCTGGCACGGGGCCTGTGTGTGCGAGAACGAGGGGAGCCCTGCGGGCAGTCTAGGCCACCAGAgtcacctcccagcccccagcctcctgagggaggggctggcctccCAGCAAGCCCTTGCTGCGAGCCGCAGTGTCTGTGCCATCAGGAAGCCCTGCTGCACCATGTAGCCACCATTGCCAACACCTTCCGTAGCCACCGGGCTGCCCAGCGCCGCCATGAGGACTGGAAGCGCCTGGCCCGTGTGATGGACCGCTTCTTCCTGGGCATCTTCTTCTCCATGGCCCTGGTCATGAGCCTACTGGTGCTGGTGCAGGCCCTGTGA